TTTTTGGAACTCTACCCCAATATTTGCTAACTTCTTAGCTAGGTCATCAGGGTTAGGTAAAGGATGTCTTCCCCCATGTTCACTTACAGGACTAGAAAGATCCAAGTTTAAATCTAAATAGTAAGCTCCCTGTATATGACTCATTTTGTACTGTTGCTGTCCTAATTGTGGCTCTGCTAGAGAAAAGCGACAATCGACAATAACGACTTGTGGATCTTGAAGATGTTGTAACAACCAATTTGGTGAAACCACAGATTGAATCTCAGGCATAATTACAGTAGTTTTCTTTTGGATCAATTACAAGATTATAGGTTTTGAGGTAGGAGTTATAAACTTCTGATACCTAACAATCTATTATTTCGTACCTCACTTACTTGCAAACTGCTGTAATTCAAAATTTATAATGTTTTATATTTTTATTCTCACCTAATTTATGCCAAACTTTGAAAACTTTATTCCCCAAGCCACAGCCGATGGCTCTTTTACCTTCTTTTCTCAACAATTCAATGAAGCTTTTCACAGCCATTTTGGAGCCAAGCAGGAAAGTTTTTTCAAGTTTGTTAGTCCTACTCAACTAGAGATAGTTGCTCACCAACCAATTTTGCGGTTATTAGATATTTGTTATGGTCTAGGATACAATACAGCCGCCGCTTTAGAAACAATTTGGCGAATAAATCCTCATTGTTATGTCGAGTTAATAGGTTTAGAATTGAATCCTTCTGTCCCACAAGCAGCTATCAATCATAAGCTATTCGACAATTGGAACTATGAACACACAGATATTTTGACTCAGTTGGCATTTAAGCAAGAAGTGCAAACAGAACGCCTCCAAGGAAAACTTTTAATTGGAGATGCCAGAGATGCCATTAGTAGCGTACATCAGTTAGGTTTTCAAGCTGATGCTATTTTTTTAGACCCCTTTTCGCCGCCTCAGTGTCCACAACTATGGACTGTTGAATTTATTCAAAAAGTAGCCCTGTGTTTAC
Above is a genomic segment from Nostoc sp. MS1 containing:
- a CDS encoding tRNA (5-methylaminomethyl-2-thiouridine)(34)-methyltransferase MnmD, producing the protein MPNFENFIPQATADGSFTFFSQQFNEAFHSHFGAKQESFFKFVSPTQLEIVAHQPILRLLDICYGLGYNTAAALETIWRINPHCYVELIGLELNPSVPQAAINHKLFDNWNYEHTDILTQLAFKQEVQTERLQGKLLIGDARDAISSVHQLGFQADAIFLDPFSPPQCPQLWTVEFIQKVALCLHVDGLLATYSCAAAVRTALLTAGLQIGSTPPVGRRSPGTVAAHPQNSRFHTHSILPPLSYAEKEHLLTRAAIPYHDPYLNDQATIIVQRRQQEQQASSLEPTSRWRKRCMTQALPDFFSRIGGS